A single genomic interval of Drosophila virilis strain 15010-1051.87 chromosome 2, Dvir_AGI_RSII-ME, whole genome shotgun sequence harbors:
- the msps gene encoding protein mini spindles isoform X6, giving the protein MAEDTEYKKLPVEERCVHKLWKARVDGYEEAAKLFRELDDEKSPEWSKYAGLIKKMVVDSNALAQEKGLEAALIFVENSSLAGRTVGDVMSGIVQKCIAAPKAKTKELSVQVTLMYVEIEKHEAVLEELVKGMDHKNPKIVSACVATTTQAMREFGSKVIPVKPFIKKLAPLLADRDKAVRDETKQLAVESYRWIGSVMRTHIASLPQVTLKELEDEFDKLKGERAEPSRYLKSQQEKQAKIADEAATEDSYNDDDAEAGVEDVDPMDLIDPVDILSKMPKDFYEKLDEKKWTLRKESLEALEKLLTDNPKVEGGEYGALVSALKKVITKDSNVVLVAMAGKCLAMLAKGLSKRFSSYATACVPALLEKFKEKKPNVVSALREAMDSIYASTTLEAQQEHIVEALTNKNPSVKSETALFLSRALCRTQPTALNKKLVKLLTTSLIKTLNESDPTVRDSSAEALGTLMKLMSEKALAALLVDVDPLKMSKIKEFHDKAEIKIKVTAPKKEQRPATAPAAKGAATAKPSGGSTEPKPVTRPATTGARKTVKKPGGAASAVPAALSKAAGGKTMASERELTPEEVQDKADELLPPEILNGLVDSNWKNRLAAMEQLLAQIPSYDVKQPGISQTLVRTINGRKPGLKEMNFQVLKLKLDAIRCIAENFPVTPITVDHVVNEITEKLADAKNGGAAADVLTALADATKLEYVVGKVLSFALEQKSPKVQSESFNWISKAIIEFGFKVQPKTLIEDVRKGVQSTNPTVRGAAIQLVGTMTMYMGNALMVFFDGEKPALKSQIQTEFNKNLGEKPPKPIRGVQHSSTNADEEEDEDGADRASPEPINLADLLPRVDISSQITESLLKEMSDKDWKTRNEGLTKLQAIISEAKLIKSSIGDLAPALAHRLLDSNAKIAQTALSICEQLSTAMGAGCRSHVRVLFPGFLHALGDSKSFVRAAALNCINSFGEQGGYKEFFESEMIADALKSGSPALKTELWAWLAEKMPLLPPKSISKEELTTIVPHLYAHICDRNAEVRKNANEAVLAVMIHLGFDAMARALDKQKPASKKDIMAALEKARPNLPVKPLPKGKQQAPIPEETKKVVRSGGGAAAQKQGAAKAAGAAGDKATTTAASRKKEEDVDTSPLLAVNSIKNQRLIDEQKMRVLKWTFTTPREEFTELLRDQMTTANVNKAMMANMFHDDFRYHLKVIEQLSDDLPNNSKALICNLDLILKWLTLRFYDTNPSVLIKGLEYVAQVFQVLVEMEYMMAENEGSSFVPHLLLKIGDPKDAVRNGVRRVLRQINLLYPFTKVFSYVMDGLKSKNARQRTECLDELTFLIENYGLGICQPSQQVALKEIARQISDRDNSVRNAALNCIVMAYFLAGEKIYKLIGQLNEKDLSMLDERIKRAKKTRKPTAPADMPTGLKPPAQVVQQDSIEIEDTVGNGGDELPPPEEEGTFDQAPSAQVLQLQQQLHLQQQQAAQQRTTGPFGLDPQVMSEIEKNWVRVDQMVFQDQPTVDISLLYEPIKVIPTRDGFQYPQDKFDRLISRSHYIQQNLNTSPQANPSMASGISPYRSPMRLPQQQLLTNQSHLENNVPNLADVLPKHDPQLVKIIKAVSSTDTLKARAAINELTEIIEAPEKQAVLRDYEEIFIQNVLAQLKNLSQLPLSQALVVYQPLLSILYTFFNANILGKTLSVACIKNLMSSLLHLLADQKLTSGDDSQYNKVINGICLKVLDKVNFTNIYCALIRLLRETCPVAGLPKFTDLLMKCIWRNIKMLPERSNELNYDAVILEVHEFMLALPSTWWQNRPSDTPLRTVKTIIHNMAKVKGNAILQHLNQIPTHSELHTYLIRILKNFQKDSAVSGTGVSPQRQQFSAKDIGGKRISHQTHDTVSQIFKLISDKDTKQQGLQKLYDFKQQNPDIDLSTFLQGSSATFHKYIEEGLAEIERNQNAGSTQAPDNRTAATRSYLTDVNYQNAVHDPDYWMDRLQNMMSTRHNVDDGSNILDNRVADENLCLNSMNSQKVSLIRREKPELSPNRLQHIQAKLAQIKKENHAQ; this is encoded by the exons ATGGCCGAGGATACCGAGTACAAAAAGTTACCCGTTGAGGAGCGCTGCGTACACAAGTTGTGGAAAGCGCGTGTCGATGGCTATGAGGAGGCAGCCAAGCTTTTTCGCGAACTAGACGACGAGAAATCACCGGAATGGTCGAAATATGCGGGGCTCATCAAGAAAATGGTTGTTGATTCGAATGCCCTTGCCCAGGAGAAGGGCCTGGAGGCCGCGCTGATATTTGTTGAAAACAGCAGCTTAGCTGGACGCACTGTCGGTGATGTTATGTCGGGAATTGTCCAAAAATGCATTGCAGCGCCCAAGGCCAAGACAAAAGAGCTCTCTGTGCAGGTCACGCTTATGTATGTTGAGATAGAGAAGCACGAGGCGGTCTTGGAAGAGCTCGTAAAGGGCATGGACcataaaaatccaaaaattGTATCAGCCTGCGTAGCAACCACTACACAAGCAATGCGCGAATTTGGCTCCAAGGTAATTCCCGTCAAGCCGTTCATCAAAAAGCTGGCACCACTCTTGGCCGATCGCGACAAAGCAGTGCGCGATGAAACCAAACAGTTGGCTGTTGAAAGCTATCGCTGGATTGGCTCAGTCATGAGAACGCACATTGCCTCGTTGCCGCAGGTAACCCTTAAGGAGCTGGAGGACGAGTTTGACAAACTAAAAGGCGAACGCGCTGAACCATCCAG ATATCTTAAATCACAGCAAGAGAAACAGGCAAAGATAGCGGACGAAGCCGCCACGGAGGATTCGTACAATG ATGACGATGCGGAAGCTGGCGTGGAGGATGTGGATCCCATGGATCTTATTGATCCCGTTGATATACTTTCCAAGATGCCTAAAGATTTTTACGAGAAACTCGACGAGAAGAAATGGACCTTGCGCAAAGAATCCTTGGAAGCATTGGAGAAGCTGCTCACGGACAATCCTAAGGTAGAGGGCGGTGAATATGGCGCTCTGGTCAGCGCATTGAAAAAGGTTATTACTAAGGACTCAAACGTAGTACTTGTGGCCATGGCAGGCAAATGTCTGGCCATGCTGGCCAAAGGTCTCTCCAAGCGTTTCTCGTCCTATGCCACG gcTTGCGTTCCGGCCCTTTTGGAGAAATTTAAGGAGAAGAAGCCAAATGTGGTGAGCGCGTTGCGTGAGGCCATGGATTCGATTTATGCGTCCACAACTCTGGAGGCACAACAGGAACATATCGTGGAAGCTCTGACCAACAAAAATCCGAGCGTCAAGTCCGAGACGGCGCTGTTTCTGTCGCGTGCTCTATGTCGCACACAGCCAACGGCATTGAACAAGAAACTTGTCAAGCTTCTGACCACTTCTCTGATCAAGACGTTAAATGAATCTGATCCTACAGTGCGAGACAGCAGCGCCGAGGCACTGGGTACGCTTATGAAGTTAATGAGCGAAAAAGCGCTTGCCGCGCTGCTGGTCGATGTGGATCCGCTGAAGATGAGCAAGATCAAGGAGTTTCACGACAAGGCcgaaattaaaatcaaagtaACGGCTCCAAAAAAAGAGCAACGTCCGGCCACAGCGCCGGCCGCTaaaggagcagcaacagccaaacCCAGCGGGGGCAGCACAGAGCCAAAGCCAGTGACGCGTCCAGCGACAACAGGTGCCCGAAAGACAGTTAAGAAACCAGGAGGTGCAGCTAGTGCAGTGCCGGCTGCATTGTCCAAGGCAGCCGGTGGTAAAACCATGGCTTCAGAGCGTGAATTAACCCCAGAAGAGGTGCAGGATAAGGCGGATGAACTGTTGCCCCCCGAAATACTGAACGGTTTGGTTGATAGCAACTGGAAAAATCGCTTGGCGGCTATGGAACAGCTGCTAGCTCAAATTCCAAGCTATGATGTTAAGCAGCCAGGCATATCTCAAACTCTAGTGCGTACTATTAACGGACGTAAGCCTGGCCTTAAGGAGATGAACTTTCAAGTTCTCAAGCTCAAGCTGGACGCAATACGATGTATCGCTGAAAATTTTCCTGTCACACCTATCACGGTGGACCATGTTGTCAATGAGATAACGGAGAAACTGGCTGACGCTAAGAATGGGGGTGCTGCCGCCGATGTGCTCACCGCTTTGGCTGATGCTACTAAATTGGAGTATGTAGTTGGCAAAGTGCTGAGCTTTGCCCTTGAGCAAAAGTCACCCAAGGTGCAATCTGAGTCATTTAACTGGATTAGTAAGGCTATCATTGAATTTGGATTTAAAGTCCAGCCTAAAACGCTCATAGAGGATGTTCGCAAAGGTGTCCAGAGTACAAATCCGACAGTACGCGGCGCTGCCATCCAGCTGGTGGGTACCATGACCATGTATATGGGCAACGCATTGATGGTATTCTTTGATGGCGAGAAACCAGCACTCAAGTCTCAAATTCAAACCGAATTCAATAAGAATCTGGGTGAAAAACCGCCCAAGCCTATACGCGGTGTGCAGCACAGTAGCACAAATGCCGACGAAGAGGAGGATGAGGATGGCGCAGACCGGGCATCACCAGAACCTATTAACTTAGCCGATTTGCTGCCACGCGTTGATATCTCAAGTCAAATCACCGAGTCGCTACTGAAGGAAATGTCCGACAAAGATTGGAAAACAAGAAATGAGGGACTTACCAAGCTACAGGCCATTATAAGTGAGGCCAAGCTGATCAAGTCGAGCATTGGTGATCTAGCACCAGCACTCGCTCATCGACTTCTCGACTCCAATGCAAAAATAGCGCAGACAGCGCTTTCTATTTGTGAGCAGCTCTCTACAGCAATGGGCGCTGGCTGTCGTAGTCATGTTCGTGTCCTCTTTCCTGGTTTTCTGCATGCGCTGGGCGACAGTAAAAGCTTTGTGCGTGCCGCGGCTCTCAATTGCATCAACAGTTTTGGTGAACAGGGAGGCTACAAGGAGTTCTTTGAGAGCGAAATGATAGCCGATGCTTTGAAAAGTGGTTCCCCGGCGCTCAAGACTGAGCTGTGGGCCTGGTTGGCCGAAAAGATGCCGCTTTTGCCACCCAAATCGATATCCAAGGAGGAGCTAACCACAATCGTGCCGCATTTGTATGCGCACATCTGTGATCGTAACGCGGAAGTTCGCAAGAACGCTAACGAAGCTGTGCTGGCCGTTATGATTCATCTTGGCTTTGACGCTATGGCGCGTGCACTGGACAAACAGAAGCCCGCCTCTAAGAAGGACATCATGGCTGCTCTGGAGAAGGCGCGTCCCAATTTGCCCGTAAAGCCATTGCCCAAAGGTAAACAACAAGCGCCCATACCCGAAGAAACAAAGAAGGTGGTGCGCAGCGGTGGCGGTGCCGCGGCGCAAAAACAGGGTGCGGCCAAAGCAGCCGGTGCCGCCGGTGACAAAGCAACTACAACCGCTGCATCTCGCAAAAAGGAGGAGGATGTGGACACGTCCCCACTGCTGGCGGTCAACAGCATCAAAAATCAACGGCTCATCGATGAGCAAAAAATGCGCGTACTTAAATGGACATTCACCACCCCACGAGAGGAGTTTACGGAATTACTGCGTGATCAGATGACAACAGCCAATGTGAATAAGGCAATGATGGCCAACATGTTCCACGACGACTTTCG TTATCATTTGAAAGTCATTGAACAGTTGAGCGATGATTTGCCAAATAATAGTAAGGCGCTGATTTGTAATCTCGATTTAATACTCAAATGGCTGACACTGCGTTTCTACGATACGAACCCTTCTGTGCTTATTAAGGGTCTCGAGTATGTAGCACAAGTGTTCCAGGTGCTGGTCGAAATGGAGTACATGATGGCTGAGAATGAGGGCAGTAGCTTTGTACCTCATCTGTTGTTGAAG ATTGGTGACCCAAAGGATGCTGTCCGAAACGGTGTACGTCGCGTGCTACGACAAATAAACCTTTTGTATCCTTTCACCAAAGTCTTCTCGTATGTGATGGATGGTCTTAAATCCAAAAATGCACGCCAGCGCACTGAGTGCCTGGACGAATTGACATTTCTCATTGAGAACTACGGACTGGGCATTTGCCAGCCATCGCAGCAGGTGGCTCTCAAGGAAATAGCGCGTCAAATCTCTGATCGCGATAACTCTGTGCGCAATGCGGCACTCAACTGTATTGTGATGGCATATTTCCTGGCCGGTGAAAAGATCTACAAGCTAATTGGTCAGCTAAACGAGAAAGATCTTTCCATGCTCGACGAGCGCATCAAGCGCgccaaaaaaacaagaaaaccaACCGCGCCAGCAGATATGCCGACTGGCCTCAAACCGCCAGCTCAGGTGGTGCAGCAGGACAGCATTGAAATTGAGGATACTGTGGGAAATGGCGGCGACGAATTGCCACCGCCCGAAGAAGAAGG TACATTTGATCAGGCGCCATCTGCGCAGgtgctgcaactgcagcaacaactgcatctccaacagcagcaggcggcgcaGCAGCGGACAACAGGTCCGTTTGGCCTAGATCCGCAGGTGATGTCCGAGATCGAGAAAAACTGGGTGCGAGTCGATCAAATGGTTTTTCAGGATCAGCCCACAGTGGACATTTCGCTGCTTTACGAGCCTATCAAGGTCATACCAACACGAGATGGTTTTCAGTATCCGCAGGATAAATTCGATCGGCTCATATCGCGCTCGCATTACATACAACAAAATCTAAACACATCGCCGCAAGCAAATCCCAGCATGGCCAGCGGCATTTCACCCTACCGCAGTCCCATGCGAttgccgcagcagcagttaTTGACAAACCAATCCCATTTGGAAAACAATGTTCCCAA CCTGGCCGATGTGCTGCCCAAGCATGACCCGCAGCTGGTAAAGATCATCAAGGCAGTCAGCAGCACGGACACACTTAAAGCACGTGCCGCCATCAATGAGTTAACCGAGATTATTGAGGCACCCGAAAAACAGGCTGTATTGCGCGACTACGaggaaatatttatacaaaatgtgcTGGCACAATTAAAA AACCTCTCGCAGCTGCCCTTATCGCAGGCGCTGGTTGTCTATCAGCCATTGCTTTCCATCTTGTACACATTTTTCAATGCCAATATTCTCGGCAAAACGCTGAGCGTTGCGTGTATTAAGAATCTCATGTCGTCGCTGCTCCATTTGCTGGCTGATCAAAAGCTGACCAGCGGGGATGATAGCCAATACAATAAGGTAATAAATGGCATATGCCTCAAAGTGTTGGACAAGGTCaactttacaaatatatactg CGCCTTAATACGTTTGCTCAGAGAGACCTGCCCCGTTGCCGGTCTGCCCAAGTTCACGGACTTGCTGATGAAGTGCATTTGGCGCAATATTAAAATGCTACCTGAGCGCTCCAACGAACTTAACTATGATGCGGTCATCTTGGAGGTGCACGAATTTATGCTGGCACTGCCCAGCACCTGGTGGCAGAATCGACCTTCAGATACACCACTGCGCACCGTCAAAACGATAATACACAACATGGCCAAGGTGAAGGGTAATGCTATATTACAGCATCTCAATCAGATACCCACACATTCGGAACTACACACTTATTTGATACGCATCTTGAAG AATTTCCAAAAGGATAGCGCTGTGTCCGGCACTGGTGTTTCGCCGCAGCGTCAGCAATTTTCAGCTAAGGATATTGGCGGAAAGCGAATATCGCATCAAACACATGACACAGTATCGCAAATCTTCAAGCTGATTTCGGACAAAGATACCAAACAGCAAGGACTGCAAAAGCTTTATGACTTTAAG cagcaaaatcCGGATATAGATCTTAGTACTTTCCTGCAAGGCTCTAGCGCCACTTTCCATAAATACATTGAGGAGGGGCTCGCTGAAATCGAACGCAATCAGAATGCAGGCTCCACACAGGCGCCTGATAATCGTACAG CTGCTACACGTTCTTATCTCACAGATGTCAACTATCAAAATGCCGTGCATGACCCAGACTATTGGATGGACCGTTTACAGAACATGATGTCCACACGCCACAATGTGGATGATGGCTCCAATATACTGGACAATAGAGTGGCCGACGAGAATCTCTGCCTAAACTCAATGAACTCACAGAAAGTGTCGCTCATCC